CGTGGTGGCGTGCCACGGCATGGGCGCCTCCAAGGACAGCGACAAGTACCTCCTGCTCGGCCAGGATTTCCCCGAGGCGGGCCTGGCCCTGGCGCGCTTCGACTTCCGGGGCAGCGGTGAGTCGGGCGGGCTCGGACGCAACGCCACCATCGCCTCGCGGATCGCCGACGTCGAAGGCGTACTGGCGCATCTCGCCGGGCACCGCGCGCTCAACGGGCGCTTCGGGCTGCTCGGCTCGAGCCTGGGCGGCTACGTCGCGATGTGGGCGGCCTCCCGAAGCCGCGGGGCCATGCCGGTGGTGACGTGGAACGCGCCGGCGAATCTGACCGGACTTCCCGACTCAGATCCCAGCGATATCACCTCGCCCGGCCCCGCCCTCGTGGCCGAGGTGCGGGCGGGCCGGCATGCCGTGGCCCCCGAGGCGGTGGACCGCGTGCTCGTCGTCCAGGGCGGCTGCGACGACGTCGTCCCTCCCGATCATGCGCGCGTGCTCTTCGAGCGCGCGAGGGAACCGCGCGAGCTCTGCCTGCTCCCGGGCGCCGATCATCGCCTGACGGATCCGCTCCACCGCCGCGAGGCGGTGAAGCGAAGCCGGGACTGGCTCCTCCGGCACCTCTGCACGGCCTCCGGATGATCAACCCCGCCCGCATGAAGGATGAATTCCTCGACCTCGTGTCGATCTCGAGCCTCTCCAGGCGCGAGGGAGCCATCGCCCGGCGCCTCGAGACCATCTTGAAAGGCATGGGCGCCACCCTCGAGGTGGACGATGCCGGCGAGAAGGTGGGCGGGGAGACAGGCAACTTGCTGGCGCGGTTCGCGGGCACCAAGCCCGGCGCGTCGCCCTTTCTCCTCTCGGCCCACATGGACACGGTGGGCCCGGCCGAGAAGATCCGCGTGCAGGTCGAGGGCGACATCGTGCGCACGGACCGGACCACCGTCCTGGGCGGTGACGACAAGGCGGGAATCGTGGCCATCTTCGAGGCCATCCGGATCCTGCGCGAGAAGAGCATTCCCCACGGCGACCTCGAGGTGGTGCTGAGCATTTGCGAGGAGACCGGCCTACTGGGGGCCAAGCACTTCGACACCGGGCGTCTCAAAGCGCGACGCGGTCTCGTGCTCGACGTGGACGGAGTCTGCGAGCTGATCACGCGGGCCCCCGCCGCCAACCGGCTCACCTTTACCGTGACCGGGCTCGAGGCGCATGCCGGCATATGCCCCGAGCGGGGTCTCTCGGCCATCCAGATCGCGAGCGAGGCCATCGCCGGCATGAAGCTCGGTCGGCTGGATGCCGAGACGACCGCCAACCTCGGCGTGATCGAGGGGGGCCTCTCGACCAATATCGTGCCCACGCGGGTGATCGTGAGGGGCGAGACGCGGAGCCTGTCGCTGGAAAAGTTGCAGGCCCAGACCGAGCACATGCGGAGGCGCTTCGAGGACGCCGCGGCCCGCCATCAGGTGGCGCTCGAAGACGGCCTGCACCGGGCGCGCTTCGAGGCTCAGATAGACCGGCAGTACGAGCGCCTCGACGTCTCCGATCAGGCGCCCATCGTCGGGCTGGTCGCCGAGGCGGCGCGCCGAATCGGTCGCACCTTGACCACGCGGGCCACGGGCGGCGGCTCCGATGCGAATGTCCTCGCGGCGCGGGGGCTCGAGATCGCCAACCTGGGCTGCGGGATGCGGGATATCCATACCGTCAACGAGTGGGTGGACATGAAGGACCTGCACACGACGGCCGCCCTCGTTGTGGAGACCGTGACAGCTCACGCCGCCTCCGCCTGACCGCCTTCGCGGCCCAGGTATGGTTGAAGTAGGATAGGCGCCGTGGAACGCATCGGAGACCTTCTCCTCGAGCATGCCCCCGCCGCGGGGCCGCTCAAGCCCTGCCCGCTCCTCTTCGTCCACGGCATGAATGGCGGCGCCTGGTATCTGCGTCCGTGGCTCTATGCCGCCGCCCAGGCGGGCTGGGACTCCTGGGCCTTGAATCTTCGCGGGCACCACGGCAGCCGTCCCGTGCCCGACCTTGGACGCGTCTCGGTGGCGGAATACATCGAGGACGTGGAGGACTGCCTGCGTCACTTCGGCGCCGCCGTCCTCATCGGTCACTCCATGGGCGGGCTGATCGCCCAGAAAGCCGCGGAGGGCGGGCGAGTCCGCGCGGCGGTTTTCGCCGCGAGCGCGACTCCTCGTGGAATCCGCGTGATGACCTGGTCCCTGCTCATGGCCCTGCCACACTACGCCCTGCCCGTGCTGCGGAGCCGCGAGTTCCTGCCCAGGCGGGAAGACGCACTGAACTTCCTCGGCAATCGGCTTTCGCCCGAGCTCCAGGCCTGGGCCTTTCCTCAGCTCGTGCCGGAGTCGGGACGCGCGGCGCGCCAGATGGCGCTGGGGGGGATCAAGGTCGACCCGGAAGGCATTCGCTGCCCGACTCTAGTGGTGGGCGCCGAGGACGATCGAATCACGCCCGCCGCGGTCCAGCGGAAGATCGCCGCGCGCTATGGCTCCCGCTATCTGGAGGTGCCCGGGCACGCGCACATGCTGATGCTGGAAGACGGCTGGGAGCTCGTGTTCAAGGAGATCCTCAACTGGCTAGACGAGGCGACCAAACCCTCGCCGTAACAGCTTGCCCCCTCACCCTGCCCTCTCCCCCGATGGGGGAGAGGGATGCAAAGTGCCAGTTCTGGATCCCTCTCCCCTCTGGGGAGAGGGCAGGGTGAGGGGATCCGTTCAGCGGTCATTCCGTAGGTAGCAGGCGACTAGGAGCGGCGGATTTGAATGATGGAGGCCGCGTGCAGGACCCAGGCGAGGGGGACGAGGAAGCAGGGTAGCCAGACGTAGGGCCAGTCGCCGATGAAGGTGACGGGCGGATCGGTCACGAAGACCTGGAAGGTCGGGGTCGACAGCTGGGCGTGGACGACGACGTTGAGTAAAACGAGAATGCCGGCCACATTCCACCAGAGGGCGACCCGCTTGGGCCAGGCCTTCTTCACGAAACAGAAATAGCCGACGGGGATGGCGGTCAAACCCACCAGGATATCGACGTTGCGTCCTTCGAACGTCATGATCGCGGGCACCCGGTGCTGGACGAAGAGCAGCCAGAGAATGATTTCCATGACGATGCGAAAGGACTGCAGATAGAGCGGCCACTGGAGCGGCGTCGCCGCAAGGAGCGCCCGCGTCTGTCGGGAGTAGAAGAACAGGAGCAAGCCGGCGACCAGCGGCGCGAACGCGGCCGGCAAGATCCTCGGGGGCAGGCTGCTCCAGTCCTGGAAGAAGCCACGGATGGCCAGCGAGCCTGTCAGGGCCAGCCAGCCGATGAGGGCGAGTCCGGCCACCCCCGGGACACGCCGGCGCGCCGACCAGGCAATCAGGATCGCGGCCAGGATCAAGACCAGGGCGATGAAGAGGAAGTCGGTCAGCTTCTCCATCA
The window above is part of the Candidatus Methylomirabilota bacterium genome. Proteins encoded here:
- a CDS encoding alpha/beta hydrolase, whose amino-acid sequence is MERIGDLLLEHAPAAGPLKPCPLLFVHGMNGGAWYLRPWLYAAAQAGWDSWALNLRGHHGSRPVPDLGRVSVAEYIEDVEDCLRHFGAAVLIGHSMGGLIAQKAAEGGRVRAAVFAASATPRGIRVMTWSLLMALPHYALPVLRSREFLPRREDALNFLGNRLSPELQAWAFPQLVPESGRAARQMALGGIKVDPEGIRCPTLVVGAEDDRITPAAVQRKIAARYGSRYLEVPGHAHMLMLEDGWELVFKEILNWLDEATKPSP
- a CDS encoding alpha/beta hydrolase; the protein is VVACHGMGASKDSDKYLLLGQDFPEAGLALARFDFRGSGESGGLGRNATIASRIADVEGVLAHLAGHRALNGRFGLLGSSLGGYVAMWAASRSRGAMPVVTWNAPANLTGLPDSDPSDITSPGPALVAEVRAGRHAVAPEAVDRVLVVQGGCDDVVPPDHARVLFERAREPRELCLLPGADHRLTDPLHRREAVKRSRDWLLRHLCTASG
- a CDS encoding M20/M25/M40 family metallo-hydrolase; the encoded protein is MKDEFLDLVSISSLSRREGAIARRLETILKGMGATLEVDDAGEKVGGETGNLLARFAGTKPGASPFLLSAHMDTVGPAEKIRVQVEGDIVRTDRTTVLGGDDKAGIVAIFEAIRILREKSIPHGDLEVVLSICEETGLLGAKHFDTGRLKARRGLVLDVDGVCELITRAPAANRLTFTVTGLEAHAGICPERGLSAIQIASEAIAGMKLGRLDAETTANLGVIEGGLSTNIVPTRVIVRGETRSLSLEKLQAQTEHMRRRFEDAAARHQVALEDGLHRARFEAQIDRQYERLDVSDQAPIVGLVAEAARRIGRTLTTRATGGGSDANVLAARGLEIANLGCGMRDIHTVNEWVDMKDLHTTAALVVETVTAHAASA